The Anopheles maculipalpis chromosome 3RL, idAnoMacuDA_375_x, whole genome shotgun sequence genomic sequence CTGCTCGAAAGCGGTGCGGACGTGGCGCTCAGCACCAAGTCAACTCAGGAAACGTGCTTTCATGCGGTGGCCGTCGCCGGCAACAACGACGTGCTGACCGAGATGATCAGCCACATGTCGGCGACGGACATCCAGAAGGCGATGAACCGGCAGTCGTCGGTCGGGTGGACGCCGCTGCTGATCGCGTGCAACCGGGGCCACATGGATCTGGTCAACAACCTGCTCGCCAACCATGCCAGGGTGGACGTGTTCGACAATGAGGGCCGGTCGGCGCTGCACCTAGCCGCAGAGCATGGGTACCTGCAGGTTTGCGATGCACTCATCACGAACAAGGCGTTCATTAACTCAAAGTCACGAGTCGGGCGAACGGCGCTACATCTCGCAGCAATGAACGGGTACTCGGAGCTGGTAAAGTTCCTGATCCGTGACCACAATGCGGTCGTAGACATCCTGACGCTGCGGAAGCAGACGCCGCTCCATCTCGCGGCGGCCAGTGGACAGATGAACGTGTGTAAACTGCTTCTGGAACTAGGTGCCAACATCGACGCGACCGATGACGTCGGCCAGAAGCCGATTCACGTTGCCGCCCAGAACAACTACTCCGAAGTGGCCAAACTATTCCTCCAGCAGCACCCCAACCTGGTAATGGCGACGAGCAAGGACGGCAATACCTGCGCGCACATCGCCGCGATGCAGGGCTCCGTCAAGGTGATCGAGGAGCTGATGAAGTTCGACCGGAACGGCGTAATCTCGACGCGGAACAAGCTGACCGACTCGACGCCCCTCCAGCTGGCGGCCGAGGGCGGACATGCGGATGTCGTGAAGGTGCTTGTCCGGGCCGGTGCATCGTGCACCGATGAGAACAAGTCGGGCTTCACGGCGGTGCATCTGGCGGCCAAGAACGGGCACGGCCAGGTGCTAGAGGTAATGCGCAGCACTAATTCGCTAAGGGTGTCCAGTAAAAAATTGGGTTTAACGCCACTGCATGTGGCCGCGTACTATGGGCAAGCAGACACGGTGCGTGAACTGCTGATCAATGTACCTGCGACAGTTAAATCTGATTCTCCATCTGGAACATCATTAGTACCTGAATTAGGGAATGAATCGGGGCTAACGCCGCTCCATCTGGCGGCGTACTCCGGCAACGAGAACGTGGTCCGGCTGCTGCTCAACTCAGCCGGTGTTCAGGTCGATGCTGCTACTACTGAAAACGTATGTATGGCTGGGTAGGGTGTGTGGAAGGGATGACTCCAATAATGGTGGGATCTAATGGTTCTGGTGAACTGGTTGATGTTGATGTGTTTATGTTGTGACGGTGTACTATTTCAGGGTTACAATCCTCTGCATTTAGCGTGTTTCGGTGGGCACGTCCCGATCGTGGGACTACTGCTCAGCCGATCGGCCGAACTTCTGCACAGTGTAGACCGGCACGGTAAAACCGGCCTACACATCGCAGCTATGCACGGTCACTATCAGATGGTGGAAGTCCTGCTCGGCCAGGGTTCGGAGATAAACGCGTCGGACAAGAACGGGTGGACGCCGCTGCACTGTACTGCGAAGGCGGGGCATCTGGATGTCGTGAAGCTGCTGGTGGAGGCCGGTGGTTCGCCCAAGTCGGAAACGAACTACGGCTGTGCGCCGATCTGGTTCGCCGCCTCCGAGGGTCACAACGATGTGCTGAAGTATCTGATGCACAAGGAGCACGACACCTACGCACTGATGGAGGACAAACGCTTCGTGTACAATCTAATGATCGTGtccaaaaaccacaacaacaaaccgatCGAGGAGTTTGTCCTGGTGTCGCCCGCACCCGTCGATACGGCGGCGAAGCTGTCCAACATCTTCATGGTGCTATCGACTAAGGTACTGTCAAAAGGATGAGTTGAGTTTACGAGTCGAGTTATTGATTGCAGTTTTTGTTATGCGCGTGCAGGAAAAGGAACGTGCGAAGGATCTGATCGCGGCCGGTAAGCAGTGTGAAACGATGGCTACCGAGCTGCTGGCGCTGGCCGCAGGTGCAGACTCGGCAGGTCGTATTCTCACGGCTACCGATCGGCGCAACATGGAGTTCCTGGATGTGCTGATCGAGAACGAACAGAAGGAGGTGATCGCCCATACGGTAGTGCAGCGCTACCTGCAGGTAAACCATAGGTAATCTTCTCTCTGTAGTGTTGACTGTCGTTAGCTTATGCGTCCCTGCAGAGGAAGATGGCTTGTTGCGAGTGGTGAATTCACGTTGCCACTGACCTCGTCTCGATTATTCGTTCTTTCCACCACCCCCCACAGGAACTCTGGCGCGGTACGCTCAACTGGACGGCGTGGCGAATCATGCTGCTGTTCGTAGGCTTTATCATCTGTCCGCCGGTGTGGATCATCTTTACGCTGCCACTCGGGCACAACTTCTACAAGGTGCCCATCATCAAGTTCATGTCCTATCTCACCTCGCACATCTACCTGATGATCCATCTGATGATTGTCGGCATCACGCCGATCTACCCGGTGGTGCGGCCCAGCCTGCTGCCCTACTGGTACGAGTGGGGCCTGCTGGTGTGGCTGAGCGGGCTGCTACTGTTCGAGCTGACCAACCCGAGCGACAAGTCCGGTCTGGGTAGTATCAAAGTATTAGTGTTACTGTTCGGTATTATAGGTGTCGGCGTGCACGTGTCCGGCATGCTGTACGTAAACAAAACCTACTGGCCAACGCTGATGTACTGCCGGAATCAGTTTTTCGCCCTCTCGTTTCTGCTCGCTTGCGTGCAGATTCTCGACTTCCTGTCCTTCCATCATCTGTTTGGGCCGTGGGCCATCATTATCGGCGATCTGCTGAAGGATCTCGCTCGCTTTCTCGCTGTGTTGGCGATCTTCGTGTTCGGCTTTTCGATGCACATCGTCGCGCTGAATCAATCATTTCACAATTTCAGCGTCGACGAGATACGGCGGCTGCCCCGTACGGTAGCGTCGGCTGCGTACTTCAGCGATGGTAAGTCTTTGGTTGGTTTGCACCGTCCCTCCCGTTGAAATAGCGGCCACTTTCGTAACGCTCCCCATACACTGACGGATACCGCATGGCAAGATGACGCAGTAGTCTCATGCCATGTAGAGGATGTCTCTGTAtacctcccccccctcccccccaaccCGTTTAGAGCTCTTCCAACTCTAGAAATGATCTTTACCCGTACCACTGATAATCGTCTTTCAACACTGACGAAGCCGCTGATAGGTAATCTTAAACATGCGCGGAAATTGGATTGGCTCGTGTCTCCGAGcttccaaaaagaaaaacaaggtaGACGAAACCCGTTTCGTCACCGTGCGATCAAATGTATGCGAACATAAGAAGATTAATTTGAACTTAAATGTTACGTTTgtgcttttcttccttttttcaccAAATTTGCATGCAAATCGTGTTTGATAGCATTAACTGATAcgtatttttttacataaattttttGATAGAGCTTAGTGTGTAGCTTAATGcatatttgagatttcaacGAATTTTGGAAGAACACAAATAGTTAACATCAAATCCATTCCTCcagaaattgttgaacatttaatttgctttACATCTTCAATTCTTAGCTTGATTATTTCTTATCAGACGAATTTAAAACATAGTGTAGAACGTTGCATCAAAATTGTACtttatttttgattaattCTACCGTGTTATCCTTGATTTAGCTTttcaagttttgtttttcgtactACTAATTCTATTCgccgttatttgttttttttttgttcccttaGTCTGTCACTATCTCTCTATCACTCTCTATCTTTCATCTCTTTATCtatatctttctctctttctcttctctttctcttcatcTCCCTATTCTGCGCTGCTGTCGCGCAGCTGCAGATGGCAGCGATATCGCCAATACCGAAGTCGAGCGCGTCAAGCGTGTCGCTGTCGCAAAAGAGCAAATCAATGACTACCGTCGAAAGCACAAAGCCGACAGTAAGTTGCATCGTAACCACATTGGGACCTGGAGGGACATGGGCCCTCCGCCCTGCCCTAAGACTCAAACGTCCTGGCTGAACTGTAACTGATAAGCGTAAACGAGAGTGACGCTAAACTGCTGAACATAGAGGATCGTTAGGAAAGCTTAGATTTCAGTACAGAGGGCACGCGCCATTTCTCAAGAGCTGCGTGGAGGTAGACGAACAGGGATGACTATTTCACAGCAACTCGTGTGATTTGTGCATACGGAATGGTTTGTCTGTgcattttttggtttgtttttggtgctcCCGAAGCGATCCTCGATGCCCGAACGTGGATCGTCTTCTATGTGGCCCTCCCCGTGCGCTTGCATTGCACccatttttgctgttttctctGTTTCGCTCTGTTTTTCCGATGTTCTAGCACACTCGTTCTGTGGAGCTCCATTTATATTTACCTTGGAGCACGATTTGATTCGTTTGATTGGTGTGTCTCTGTACGCTTTCTCAACTGGCTCGAgagtttgtttgctgctaATGCGCGTTGTTGTTCGTTGTTATTTTAGAGAAGAAATGCCTTGTGGTTTGTGCATCCGTGCTTTCGATTTCGCTTCGGAATTTGTCTTGTcattcgtgtgtgtttgtctgtcacgCGGTTTATCTGtctgaatgattttttaatgatgctgtttgaaatgtgtgtatgtccaTGTCCATGTTCTTGTTACGTCTATCAATAGTATAAATCTTTTACTTTCTGTCATTTATTAACGCCTGTTTTGAACGCATGCCGCTAAAATGTCTGCGAATGTCCTGGCCCACCTGGTAATGATGGTTCCGTTTTCGTAAGATTTTTCGGGAAACAAATTTTACTGTGTTATACACCGAAACTGCATGCACGAAATCCTTTCACCCTGCTCGAAACATTGCAGCGCTCGCTCGTTCGCTCGCCATGTTTGCCGTTACCGTTGATGGTGTTTTGTCCTGCGTTCGGAATGTGCATATCGCTCGCTTGCTCTGCTGCTGTTTTCTTCTAGTGTTTCTTGTTCTGTTCTgttaatttttatgttaatttttCAACTTTAGCTTCTTCTTATTTTACTTCTATTTTGCTGTTTCCTCTTTCAAATTTCATGTCCTTTCATGTACAATgtttagtgattttattgcCCGACCTAGAATTTGTTGCACCTCGTCTATGCACCTTGCTTTCGTACCtgttcatacacacacacacacgcacactcttTGTGAACTGCATCCACACATCAGCACGAGCACCCAATTTGAAGTTTCGCACCCAAACGTTGGAGATTGGAACACTTCTACCGGACGCCGAACGTGGACGACAAGCGCAGCTACAGCAACACCGATAAGCGGGCTTAGGGCACACAGAAGTAGTAGGTAGCGCCATAGTACCGTACAGGACATCCCAGGAGGACACGGGACGCGTAACAAACCAGGACAACCAGGACggaacgggggaaaaaaaaactcgagcACCCGTTCGCCATCTCACTCACACGAAACACTCTCTCTAACCCTACTCGGTTCCAGTTCCGATGACGCCGATCATCGCCTTCGAGCGGCTGTTCTTCGCCGTGTTTGGGCAAACGTCACCGGACGACATCAACTCGCAGCGCTCGTCCCGTCCCGAGTGGACGgaaaatttgttcaaaataGTATTTGGCATTTATATGTTAGTCTCCGTAGTAGTGCTCATTAATCTTCTTATCGCTATGATGTCGGATACCTATCAACGCATCCAGGTTagtttgtatgtgtgctaaAGTGCtgtttcttctcttttcttttctctctttctctctttctctctctctctctcttttctcttttttcttcccatttgtttaaacataaaaatatttttaaaaaaccaatATGACGCATGCCGCgaacatttacattttacactGAAACAACACACTGATTGGCGTTGACAACGTGGGACCGTATGTGAGGGGTGGAAATCAAACCAACACTAACACCAACACTGTAACTCGAACACGAAAATCTTAAATTCCGGActgttttttcttaaatacGCCAACCTCAACACGAACAAACAATCGCCAACAACAGTGCGCATGAATCCCATACTGTCATTTGAGCTGCTCTTTTTCGCTGTATTTGGTCAAACTACCACCGATCAAACACAAATTGATAAAATGACACCGAATACAACACGAACGCAACCCTATTGGACTGAGTACTTGTTTAAAATTGTATTTGGCATTTACATGTTGGTATCAGTTGTTGTACTTATCAATCTGCTCATTGCTATGATGTCTGATACGTATCAGAGAATTCAGGTATCATTGTCAATTAAATGTTCAAAGTGTTTCACCCTGTTATCCATCCCACCTTTCCACCGTTCCCTTTTGTTCGTACAGTATCTCCTTGTtctgggtttttgttttatgttgatgTTTCCCTAAgtagttttcccatttttccttcattcacCGTTGGATCCTTAACACAGCTTCCCACACTTAACGTCCCCGGTTTTGAACATTTCCGTTTGTAGTTTATTCTGGTAAGGGCGCACACGCTCTCAATGCGATGGGGATGGATGGAGGTTCTGGTGCAGGTTCTGGTCCATCCGGCCACATCGAATGGGGGGCGCATCGGTGTGGAACGGACGGGCGGGCACGCAGCGTTCCGACCCGCGCCCTTGTGCCCCGGAGGGTGTGCGTGAATATTGACCAAATAGAATGTTTTCGAATCTATGTTTTGCTAAAAATGCTTCCCGCAGCCACCATCTGCTGGCTTTTACTGATGGAGCTTTACACGCTTTTCTTCGGTCCCCTTTTTCCCTTCAGAATCGTTTCAAAGCCATCAATTTTTGCCATCATTTTTAACACAAATATTCCACACAATGTAATACAGAGTAATtccgttttgtttacatttacattcgaagtttatttttcatttgatttccGAATTCGATGGATTACTCCAACAGTAATGTTATGTTTTGTAATTTCCCTGAATCGTGTGACCAATCACACTGAACCCCTTTTTCcattcaaaagaaaaatgcaaaccaaCCGACGTTTCATAACACTGTCTGATGTGATATTTTCTCACCTTTTCCCAACCAATCGTGTCATCACGGCACATTCTAGGCACAATCGGATATTGAGTGGAAGTACGGTTTGTCGAAGCTGATCCGTAACATGCACCGAACATCGACGGCACCTTCACCGATGAACCTCGTCACTACTTGGTTCGTGTGGATAGTAGAGAAAGTGCGGGTAAGTACGGTCCCGTGAAGGGTACCATGCTGGTAAGAAACCATTGTCGCGTCAGATCATTCAACATCATTCGTTCGGTGATAGGTAAGAACGCTTGCGATCAGTTCTATGGAGTCTGATAAACGAGAATTAAAGTCAACATCGCAGCATAATGACCTTGTACATTTTTGTAagataaaacgaaaaactcttccTCATGATCataaagtttgttttgtacatttatttattcaggaggtttattgtttttttttttttgcaaaggaaACTCAGGAACTCAGTTCAACTATATATTCTCGCTTTGCATATATAAATCATACAtatttataagaaaaaaacgatgtGAATATTCTGAACTCAAAGCTCTATATTGATTTAACGTGTGCATTAACAAAGGCTTTTGACAGATAACTTCTGACGTCCTTCAATCTTGTTATGGTTGAgtcatttataaaatttcttagcAAATCTGCATTGGGCTTGTTCTTTTAGTAGGGCAGGCTATCGATAACCATAACAGAGCCATAAGGAGAGTCACGAATTCTTTTGGAGTTGACCATAATTTGGAGCAAATTCGAACGGGAGCAAAATCTTCACATGAAGTTCGTTTAAAAATTCACTCTTGTGTGACTCTGCCGACATTAACTTTAGGACTAAAATTTGAGGTTGTCTTTCCGCTCTTAGGCATCTTAGGACATTAAGTACTTGGTCTTGAACTTGAATGTCAAAATGATTCCTCACTTTCTTTACAGTCCAGATGAAAGAGAAACTGTAATCAAttttgataatgatgatgatgatgtcccaCCTTATACTCATTCACAGGATTGAGATGAAAGAATGATCTAAAGATActgttaaaatattaaaatagaGGCCATGAATCTAGCCTAGCGTGTTCAGTCGCAATCGATCCTGCCGTACAATCATGTCAGGGACCCTACAACTGCAAGACTAGTTAGAGTACAGCGAAGCAGTGACATTAGTCTGAGGCTAGAGTCACTGCTCGATCGTACGATTCTTGGATGTACAATCTTGGACGGGGTTTGACAGATTCTGGTCGTGCAACAAACTGTCATCAATCAGTTTCATAGTTTCTTGAGGACTAGGCCTAAAAGTACAACAATACAGCCAGGCCATCttaacaaaatgaaacaagacTTCTATTACGTTGTTGCTTAAAATTTGACAGGCTTGGCTCAACAAATTATTGCCGGATAATCAACATACTCgaaaaagaatttcaaaaagtttttttaatgcacatGTTagtacaaattaaaaattcccCCCCTAGCAAGAAGAGCTTTCCGAGTTCCATTAATCACATCCTTTCAACTCATATACTACTGCATGCAACGACTTGCTTCAGCCCGCGATACGTCCCACAATGTCACGATCACGCCATCAAATCCTTAACTTCTCTATCCTCAACAGGCACGTATTGTGAAGAAGAAACGACCGTCGCTGGTGCAGATGATGAATCTTCACCGTGGACAGCAGAGTCCGCGCACCAAAGCCGGCGCCAAATGGTTGTCGAAAGTGAAGAAAGGTCAGGTGGCTCCTAAAGGTGTGCACAGTAGCGACAGCATGCGCTTGTCTGGTTTTACTAGATTCTATTTCGTAGCGATTTCGTTTACATAATGGAGTACTATGTTGGGCTTTTCGTTTACAATTACGCTTTGATGGTGCGCTTCGAGCGTCGAAACTTGCAGCGTTGTAAGTTGCGATCGAGAGCAGTACGGATCGAggctttttgtttgatttgctaGCGTGCTGGGTTGGTGATGCTGGTTTTCGTCAGCGTCATTTTGGCTTTCctaaatagaaaaatagaTTTATAGACTCTTTAAGGACTCTTTAAACTTCAGTATCTTCAGTTGTAAGTACTAGCATATGTAATGCGTGTTGGAGTATCTTGTGGTATGTTACTGTCatctagtgtgtgtgtgtgtgctgcgaaGTGTGATCATGTTACAATCATTTCGATCAAAGTGTTCTGACGAACAGTTCATTTAGAATTATTTCGTAGTTCggaaatcaaataaacaatcatTCAAACGATCAGTTTGATGTAGAACTGTTGTAGTTCCGTAGTAAATTAAAACGTCCATTAGAAGTTAACTGAGTAATGATTAGCGATGATTAAAGTTGAAAAAGTTGACAGCACCAACAACGATACTCTCGGCCTTGTCGATCGTGATCTCCTCTAGATCCGATTGGCAACTCAGGCCACTTGCCCGGTTCAACTAGCCCAACAGACATGACTTACACGTGTTTTCGATTCTTTTCCATCTCCCGCAAACTCATCCTTTCAACCGTTGATCGGCTCGCCACTCGGTCAGCAGACTCGACAGCACTTTCCGTTATGCATCTGTCTCCTCTTGGCTCGCAAGTCAGTTTCACCACTGTCAATACGACCCGAATCGAGAACGTTGCGGACTGGGAAGCGATCTCGAAGAAGTACCGTGCGCTGGTCGGTCACGACTCGGAGGACGGTGGCTCGATGAAGGACTCGGAGGGCGATAATCACTCGACCAACAATGGGCCGGGCGGCggcaacgatcagcagcagaTGGGTAACAATGTCAACGCGAACAAGGTGTAGTAAGCAAGGCGTCGGCTCATCCGTAACCTAAACGACTAAACTACAAACTGCCAATCCGGACTGATGGTGACGACTACtttcgcaaaagaaaaacgtatCGTGATGTCCCACGTGCTGCCAGCGGAAGGCGGTTGCGGTTGCAAACTATGTAGAATAGCAGGGCGTCGACATATTGGAGGAGTCGAACTGTAGAAAGCAAATTGTAGGTAGATAGTAAAAGCGAAAATTGCGGGCACGTTGGACACATTTTGTCCGGGCAGAATGTAAATATAGGTTCGATTTTTTACCACCTTCGTGTAATAAGGAAGCGAGTGCGGCTGGTCTGGAAGTAACTAGGAGGAGTTTTGACCAGAGTCCGCATTAtgggtttttttgtaaaatgtttcGATTCAGTTTGCTGTGTTTAACTTTACTGTAGATGAGTAAGGAAACGCTACCTAGATAAGGCTACGCTGTAAAAAGgacaaagaaaacaactacGATTGCACACGCGGGTGATTGAAATTGCAGGATGCAAGGAAGGAAACAATCCTTTCCCTGGTTGTGTTTTATTCCATGTAGAT encodes the following:
- the LOC126563774 gene encoding serine/threonine-protein phosphatase 6 regulatory ankyrin repeat subunit B isoform X1, whose translation is MDKSKKPPATAGGGTGATGTGTGGTGPGAPSAAGGGGPGKPGGAAGGGKGPGGKGPPKGKPSDSDAPGASGKAEGESGTAKDDSSANGDKKSDKADTEQPSQPKPGSAGATVRDGAQKVLNLAMKSEWAPVEAVLKGLEKAVAAGGDDSNQTPLAGVLDPATGMTPLMYAVKDNRTPILDRMLELGSDVGARNNDNYNVIHIASMYSREDVVKLLLQKRGVDPYSTGGSRQQTAVHLVASRQTGTATAILRALLTAAGKDIRTKTDGKGKIPLLLAVEAGNQSMCRELLSSQTADQLKATTTNGDTALHLAARRKDVEMARILIDYGANVDVQNGEGQTALHIAAAEGDEAMVKYFYTVRASAAITDFQDRTPMHLAAENGHASIIEILADKYRASIYERTKDGSTLMHIASLNGHAECATTLFRKGVYLHMPNKGGARSIHTAAKYGHVGIISTLLNKGEKVDVPTNDHYTALHIAVQSAKPAVVETLLGFGAEVHVRGGRLRETPLHIAARVRDGDRCALMLLKSGAGANKTTDDGQTPVHVAAKNGNVLTLDLLLEDNGDPLIKSNVGETPLHLGARNCHPQIVKHLIDFVAMKHGKEVLRNYLNFTNEDGATALHYACQVTKDEVKKPNGDRDIVRMLLESGADVALSTKSTQETCFHAVAVAGNNDVLTEMISHMSATDIQKAMNRQSSVGWTPLLIACNRGHMDLVNNLLANHARVDVFDNEGRSALHLAAEHGYLQVCDALITNKAFINSKSRVGRTALHLAAMNGYSELVKFLIRDHNAVVDILTLRKQTPLHLAAASGQMNVCKLLLELGANIDATDDVGQKPIHVAAQNNYSEVAKLFLQQHPNLVMATSKDGNTCAHIAAMQGSVKVIEELMKFDRNGVISTRNKLTDSTPLQLAAEGGHADVVKVLVRAGASCTDENKSGFTAVHLAAKNGHGQVLEVMRSTNSLRVSSKKLGLTPLHVAAYYGQADTVRELLINVPATVKSDSPSGTSLVPELGNESGLTPLHLAAYSGNENVVRLLLNSAGVQVDAATTENGYNPLHLACFGGHVPIVGLLLSRSAELLHSVDRHGKTGLHIAAMHGHYQMVEVLLGQGSEINASDKNGWTPLHCTAKAGHLDVVKLLVEAGGSPKSETNYGCAPIWFAASEGHNDVLKYLMHKEHDTYALMEDKRFVYNLMIVSKNHNNKPIEEFVLVSPAPVDTAAKLSNIFMVLSTKEKERAKDLIAAGKQCETMATELLALAAGADSAGRILTATDRRNMEFLDVLIENEQKEVIAHTVVQRYLQELWRGTLNWTAWRIMLLFVGFIICPPVWIIFTLPLGHNFYKVPIIKFMSYLTSHIYLMIHLMIVGITPIYPVVRPSLLPYWYEWGLLVWLSGLLLFELTNPSDKSGLGSIKVLVLLFGIIGVGVHVSGMLYVNKTYWPTLMYCRNQFFALSFLLACVQILDFLSFHHLFGPWAIIIGDLLKDLARFLAVLAIFVFGFSMHIVALNQSFHNFSVDEIRRLPRTVASAAYFSDVRMNPILSFELLFFAVFGQTTTDQTQIDKMTPNTTRTQPYWTEYLFKIVFGIYMLVSVVVLINLLIAMMSDTYQRIQAQSDIEWKYGLSKLIRNMHRTSTAPSPMNLVTTWFVWIVEKVRARIVKKKRPSLVQMMNLHRGQQSPRTKAGAKWLSKVKKGQVAPKADSTALSVMHLSPLGSQVSFTTVNTTRIENVADWEAISKKYRALVGHDSEDGGSMKDSEGDNHSTNNGPGGGNDQQQMGNNVNANKV
- the LOC126563774 gene encoding serine/threonine-protein phosphatase 6 regulatory ankyrin repeat subunit B isoform X2, which gives rise to MDKSKKPPATAGGGTGATGTGTGGTGPGAPSAAGGGGPGKPGGAAGGGKGPGGKGPPKGKPSDSDAPGASGKAEGESGTAKDDSSANGDKKSDKADTEQPSQPKPGSAGATVRDGAQKVLNLAMKSEWAPVEAVLKGLEKAVAAGGDDSNQTPLAGVLDPATGMTPLMYAVKDNRTPILDRMLELGSDVGARNNDNYNVIHIASMYSREDVVKLLLQKRGVDPYSTGGSRQQTAVHLVASRQTGTATAILRALLTAAGKDIRTKTDGKGKIPLLLAVEAGNQSMCRELLSSQTADQLKATTTNGDTALHLAARRKDVEMARILIDYGANVDVQNGEGQTALHIAAAEGDEAMVKYFYTVRASAAITDFQDRTPMHLAAENGHASIIEILADKYRASIYERTKDGSTLMHIASLNGHAECATTLFRKGVYLHMPNKGGARSIHTAAKYGHVGIISTLLNKGEKVDVPTNDHYTALHIAVQSAKPAVVETLLGFGAEVHVRGGRLRETPLHIAARVRDGDRCALMLLKSGAGANKTTDDGQTPVHVAAKNGNVLTLDLLLEDNGDPLIKSNVGETPLHLGARNCHPQIVKHLIDFVAMKHGKEVLRNYLNFTNEDGATALHYACQVTKDEVKKPNGDRDIVRMLLESGADVALSTKSTQETCFHAVAVAGNNDVLTEMISHMSATDIQKAMNRQSSVGWTPLLIACNRGHMDLVNNLLANHARVDVFDNEGRSALHLAAEHGYLQVCDALITNKAFINSKSRVGRTALHLAAMNGYSELVKFLIRDHNAVVDILTLRKQTPLHLAAASGQMNVCKLLLELGANIDATDDVGQKPIHVAAQNNYSEVAKLFLQQHPNLVMATSKDGNTCAHIAAMQGSVKVIEELMKFDRNGVISTRNKLTDSTPLQLAAEGGHADVVKVLVRAGASCTDENKSGFTAVHLAAKNGHGQVLEVMRSTNSLRVSSKKLGLTPLHVAAYYGQADTVRELLINVPATVKSDSPSGTSLVPELGNESGLTPLHLAAYSGNENVVRLLLNSAGVQVDAATTENGYNPLHLACFGGHVPIVGLLLSRSAELLHSVDRHGKTGLHIAAMHGHYQMVEVLLGQGSEINASDKNGWTPLHCTAKAGHLDVVKLLVEAGGSPKSETNYGCAPIWFAASEGHNDVLKYLMHKEHDTYALMEDKRFVYNLMIVSKNHNNKPIEEFVLVSPAPVDTAAKLSNIFMVLSTKEKERAKDLIAAGKQCETMATELLALAAGADSAGRILTATDRRNMEFLDVLIENEQKEVIAHTVVQRYLQELWRGTLNWTAWRIMLLFVGFIICPPVWIIFTLPLGHNFYKVPIIKFMSYLTSHIYLMIHLMIVGITPIYPVVRPSLLPYWYEWGLLVWLSGLLLFELTNPSDKSGLGSIKVLVLLFGIIGVGVHVSGMLYVNKTYWPTLMYCRNQFFALSFLLACVQILDFLSFHHLFGPWAIIIGDLLKDLARFLAVLAIFVFGFSMHIVALNQSFHNFSVDEIRRLPRTVASAAYFSDVRMNPILSFELLFFAVFGQTTTDQTQIDKMTPNTTRTQPYWTEYLFKIVFGIYMLVSVVVLINLLIAMMSDTYQRIQAQSDIEWKYGLSKLIRNMHRTSTAPSPMNLVTTWFVWIVEKVRARIVKKKRPSLVQMMNLHRGQQSPRTKAGAKWLSKVKKGQVAPKDSTALSVMHLSPLGSQVSFTTVNTTRIENVADWEAISKKYRALVGHDSEDGGSMKDSEGDNHSTNNGPGGGNDQQQMGNNVNANKV